One Cuculus canorus isolate bCucCan1 chromosome 2, bCucCan1.pri, whole genome shotgun sequence genomic region harbors:
- the SEH1L gene encoding nucleoporin SEH1 isoform X2, with product MFVARSIAADHRDLIHDVSFDFHGRRMATCSSDQSVKVWDKSENGDWHCTASWKTHSGSVWRVTWAHPEFGQVLASCSFDRTAAVWEEIVGESNDKLRGQSHWVKRTTLVDSRTSVTDVKFAPKHMGLMLATCSADGVVRIYEAPDVMNLSQWSLQHEISCKLSCSCISWNPSSSRAHAPMIAVGSDDNSPNILAKVQIYEYNENTRKYAKAEALMTVTDPVHDIAFAPNLGRSFHILAVATKDVRIFTLKPLRKELTSSGGLTKFEIHIVAQFDNHNSQVWRVSWNITGTVLASSGDDGCVRLWKANYMDNWKCTGILKGNGSPVNGSSQQGIFNASLGSANTSLQNSLNGSSASRKQS from the exons ATGTTCGTGGCGCGGAGCATCGCGGCCGATCACCGTGACCTCATCCACGATGTCTCTTTCGACTTCCATGGGCGGCGCATGGCCACCTGCTCCAGCGACCAGAGCGTCAAA GTCTGGGACAAAAGTGAAAATGGGGATTGGCATTGCACTGCCAGCTGGAAG ACACATAGTGGATCTGTGTGGCGTGTGACATGGGCCCATCCTGAATTCGGACAGGTCCTGGCATCCTGCTCTTTTGATAGAACAGCAGCTGTATGGGAAGAAATAGTGGGAGAGTCAAATGATAAACTCCGAGGCCAGAGTCACTGG gtgAAGAGGACCACTCTAGTGGACAGTAGGACATCAGTTACAGATGTGAAGTTTGCTCCCAAGCATATGGGTCTTATGTTAGCAACATGTTCGGCAGATGGAGTTGTAAGGATTTATGAAGCTCCAGATGTGATGAATCTCAGTCAATGGTCCCTGCAGCATGAAATTTCATGTAAGCTAAGCTGCAGTTGTATTTCTTGGAATCCTTCAAG CTCTCGAGCACATGCTCCAATGATAGCGGTAGGAAGCGATGACAACAGTCCAAATATATTGGCAAAGGTTCAAATTTATGAATATAACGAAAATACCAG GAAATACGCAAAAGCAGAAGCTCTGATGACAGTCACAGATCCCGTACATGACATTGCATTTGCTCCAAATCTGGGAAGATCCTTCCACATTTTAGCTGTAGCAACCAAAGATGTACGAATTTTCACGCTAAAACCTCTAAG GAAAGAATTGACTTCATCTGGAGGATTAACAAAATTTGAAATTCATATTGTGGCACAGTTTGATAATCACAACTCCCAGGTGTGGCGAGTGAGCTGGAATATTACAGGCACAGTGCTTGCTTCCTCTGGGGACGACGGCTGCGTTAGGCTCTGGAAGG CTAATTACATGGACAACTGGAAGTGTACGGGTATACTGAAAGGTAACGGGAGTCCAGTGAATGGTAGTTCTCAGCAGGGGATTTTTAATGCCTCTCTAGGTTCTGCCAATACAAGTCTACAGAATTCACTAAATGGATCATCTGCCAGCAG